The following coding sequences lie in one Angustibacter luteus genomic window:
- a CDS encoding TraR/DksA family transcriptional regulator: MPGSPEPDRSAVLAAERERTGEQVEQLSVEMARVVAASESSNADDEHDPEGSTIAFERAQLAAVLDAARGRLSEIDAALERLAEGADDVCERCGQPIGADRLAARPTARLCITCARDQHRA; the protein is encoded by the coding sequence ATGCCGGGGTCTCCTGAGCCGGACCGGTCAGCCGTGCTCGCGGCCGAGCGCGAGCGCACCGGCGAGCAGGTCGAGCAGCTGAGCGTCGAGATGGCCCGGGTGGTCGCGGCCTCAGAGTCGTCCAACGCGGACGACGAGCACGACCCCGAGGGGTCGACCATCGCCTTCGAGCGGGCCCAGCTCGCCGCGGTCCTGGACGCCGCCCGCGGCCGGCTGTCCGAGATCGACGCCGCGCTCGAGCGCCTCGCTGAGGGTGCGGACGACGTCTGCGAGCGTTGCGGCCAGCCGATCGGCGCTGACCGTCTCGCTGCGCGACCAACCGCTCGCCTCTGCATCACCTGCGCACGAGATCAGCATCGGGCCTAA
- a CDS encoding Lrp/AsnC family transcriptional regulator — translation MDATDRRLVGALRENARASWAELGRLVGMSGPSVQERVRRLEEQGVISGYQAVVSAEAFGLSVSALVDLYQSDDADGDDIVDQLRDILEVEDCWYVAGDENYVVKVRAADVAGLESVISKLRRVRGVSRTRTTVVLATNWEGRSLPAVVEPPDDDESASVGSES, via the coding sequence GTGGACGCCACGGATCGCCGGTTGGTCGGCGCCTTGCGGGAGAACGCGCGGGCGAGCTGGGCCGAGCTGGGCCGGCTCGTCGGGATGTCCGGCCCCAGCGTGCAGGAGCGGGTACGCCGCCTCGAGGAGCAGGGCGTGATCAGCGGGTACCAGGCGGTGGTGTCGGCCGAGGCGTTCGGCCTGTCCGTCAGCGCCCTGGTCGACCTGTACCAGAGCGATGACGCGGACGGCGACGACATCGTCGACCAGCTGCGCGACATCCTCGAGGTCGAGGACTGCTGGTACGTCGCGGGCGACGAGAACTACGTCGTCAAGGTGCGCGCCGCGGACGTCGCCGGGCTGGAGAGCGTGATCTCCAAGCTCCGCCGGGTGCGCGGGGTCTCCCGGACCCGCACGACCGTCGTCCTCGCGACGAACTGGGAGGGGCGATCGCTGCCCGCCGTCGTGGAGCCGCCAGATGACGACGAATCGGCTTCCGTAGGCTCTGAGTCGTGA
- a CDS encoding VOC family protein, which produces MTTPSPTVWPSLRYSDAPSAIRFIVDVLGFDETLVVPSDTGGVAHCQLSWPAGGGVMLGSGEGTHAKVPADAGGLYVVTETAADVDRIHLAAVAAGATSVREPEDQDYGGRVSTFVDPWGVHWSFGDYRGEPR; this is translated from the coding sequence ATGACCACCCCGTCTCCGACCGTGTGGCCGAGCCTGCGGTACAGCGACGCGCCGTCCGCGATCCGGTTCATCGTGGACGTCCTCGGTTTCGACGAGACCCTCGTCGTGCCCAGTGACACCGGCGGTGTCGCGCACTGCCAGCTCAGCTGGCCGGCCGGCGGCGGGGTCATGCTGGGTAGCGGCGAGGGCACGCACGCGAAGGTCCCCGCGGACGCCGGCGGCCTGTACGTCGTGACGGAGACCGCGGCGGACGTGGACCGGATCCACCTCGCCGCGGTGGCTGCCGGGGCGACGAGCGTGCGCGAGCCCGAGGACCAGGACTACGGCGGCCGCGTGAGCACGTTCGTCGACCCCTGGGGCGTGCACTGGAGCTTTGGCGACTACCGCGGCGAGCCCCGCTGA
- a CDS encoding putative bifunctional diguanylate cyclase/phosphodiesterase yields MSPESEQSRADGSARGSNELLEPVVPILLSAVAVVACLTVDAGPPALALSIAPALLGVAGLLGWRGTTALLVRATSLATIAFVLPVVDVALVPHVLQWWYAIAAVYPLLLVRYGSTLAVALGLALYVQYPLGTASPTATTASWVLRAVLVGGIGLIVARAGAAYRDARDSARRRQLAAEAAERELHHATTHDALTGMPNRTSLDLFIDIALHARSGEPDDQVALLVLDLDRFKNVNETLGHLAGDRLLREAAERLLGSLGPDQRAARLGGDEFAVVCAATSAADAQLAGERLVELFDEPVEVGGAPYRIGLSVGVALSGHGIEERSDLLRSADAAMYAAKRSGRGRAVSFDAAMSEDVAANLAVEQQLREAISLGAATGPTMSADAITAVFQPVVDLDSGLAVSAEALARWELDGQAISPLRFVPLAEELGLGRELAVVVARQAMHALAGWRTQGMHDIGSVAINISATDLLSPGLADELAELVRDCGLPPGSLTLEITERDVVDDVERTRATLQELRTRGITVAVDDFGTGFSSLAYLARLPLQVLKIDREFVATLHADDTIARTVVGLAKSFGMDCIAEGIETPEQLGALFALGVNAGQGWHLGRPVSAQGFPAAVAAQAQPASSST; encoded by the coding sequence GTGAGTCCGGAATCCGAGCAGTCCAGGGCGGACGGCTCGGCTCGAGGCTCGAACGAGCTGCTCGAGCCGGTCGTCCCGATCCTGCTGTCCGCCGTCGCCGTCGTCGCATGCCTGACGGTGGACGCCGGGCCGCCGGCCCTGGCGCTCTCGATCGCGCCCGCCCTGCTCGGCGTCGCCGGACTCCTGGGCTGGCGAGGGACGACCGCGCTGCTCGTGCGCGCGACCTCGCTGGCCACCATCGCGTTCGTGCTCCCGGTGGTCGACGTGGCCCTCGTGCCGCACGTGCTGCAGTGGTGGTACGCCATCGCGGCCGTCTACCCGCTGCTGCTCGTGCGGTACGGCTCGACCCTCGCCGTCGCCCTCGGCCTCGCGCTGTACGTCCAGTACCCGCTCGGGACGGCGTCACCGACCGCCACCACGGCGAGCTGGGTGCTGCGTGCGGTGCTGGTCGGCGGCATCGGCCTCATCGTGGCCCGGGCCGGCGCGGCCTACCGCGACGCCCGCGACTCCGCGCGCCGCCGGCAGCTGGCCGCTGAGGCCGCCGAGCGCGAGCTGCACCACGCGACGACCCACGACGCCCTCACCGGCATGCCCAACCGGACGTCGCTGGACCTGTTCATCGACATCGCCCTGCACGCCCGGTCAGGCGAGCCGGACGACCAGGTGGCCCTGCTGGTCCTCGACCTGGACCGCTTCAAGAACGTCAACGAGACGCTCGGCCACCTGGCTGGGGACCGGTTGCTGCGCGAGGCCGCCGAGCGGCTGCTCGGCTCGCTGGGTCCGGACCAGCGCGCCGCCCGCCTCGGCGGCGACGAGTTCGCCGTCGTCTGCGCCGCGACCAGCGCCGCCGACGCCCAGCTGGCCGGCGAGCGCCTCGTCGAGCTCTTCGACGAACCCGTCGAGGTCGGCGGGGCGCCGTACCGGATCGGCCTGTCCGTCGGGGTCGCCCTGTCCGGCCACGGCATCGAGGAGCGCAGCGACCTGCTGCGCTCCGCCGACGCCGCCATGTACGCCGCCAAGCGCAGCGGGCGAGGACGCGCCGTCTCCTTCGACGCCGCCATGAGCGAGGACGTCGCCGCCAACCTCGCGGTCGAGCAGCAGCTGCGCGAGGCGATCTCGCTCGGCGCCGCGACCGGCCCGACGATGAGCGCGGACGCCATCACCGCGGTCTTCCAGCCCGTGGTCGACCTGGACAGCGGCCTCGCCGTGTCCGCCGAGGCCCTCGCCCGCTGGGAGCTGGACGGCCAGGCCATCTCGCCGCTGCGCTTCGTGCCGCTGGCCGAAGAGCTCGGCCTGGGACGCGAGCTGGCCGTCGTGGTGGCGCGCCAGGCCATGCACGCGCTCGCCGGCTGGCGCACCCAGGGCATGCACGACATCGGCAGCGTCGCGATCAACATCAGCGCCACGGACCTGCTCTCCCCCGGCCTGGCCGACGAGCTGGCTGAGCTGGTGCGCGACTGCGGTCTTCCGCCGGGCTCACTGACGCTCGAGATCACCGAGCGGGACGTCGTGGACGACGTCGAGCGCACCCGCGCGACGCTGCAGGAGCTGCGCACCCGCGGCATCACGGTCGCCGTCGACGACTTCGGCACCGGTTTCTCGTCCCTGGCCTACCTCGCCCGGCTGCCCCTGCAGGTCCTCAAGATCGACCGCGAGTTCGTCGCGACCCTGCACGCCGACGACACCATCGCCCGCACCGTCGTCGGGCTGGCCAAGTCGTTCGGCATGGACTGCATCGCCGAGGGCATCGAGACCCCCGAGCAGCTCGGCGCCCTGTTCGCGCTCGGTGTGAACGCCGGTCAGGGCTGGCACCTCGGCCGCCCGGTCAGCGCCCAGGGGTTCCCCGCCGCGGTTGCCGCGCAGGCTCAGCCCGCCAGCTCCAGCACGTAG
- a CDS encoding DUF4234 domain-containing protein: MSETPPTPPSPDESAEPTPVEPIEPAPVEAVAPPAPEAPPAPEAPPAPEAPPAPPAPEATYGLAPAAPSYAPAPAAPVGYPAPYGGPAPIGQVRGTGVCILLCIVTLGFYSLYWFYATHSEMKRHSGQGIDGGIALILAIFVGFVMPYINSSEVGNLYERRGERPPVSGLTGLWYFPGMLIIIGPLVWFIKTNGALNDYWRSVGAA; this comes from the coding sequence TTGAGCGAGACACCCCCCACGCCGCCGTCCCCGGACGAGTCCGCCGAGCCCACCCCGGTCGAGCCCATCGAGCCGGCCCCGGTCGAGGCCGTCGCGCCGCCCGCGCCGGAGGCCCCTCCTGCGCCGGAGGCGCCGCCCGCGCCGGAGGCCCCTCCCGCGCCGCCCGCACCAGAGGCCACCTACGGCCTGGCGCCGGCCGCACCGTCGTACGCGCCCGCCCCGGCCGCGCCGGTCGGCTACCCGGCGCCCTACGGCGGCCCGGCGCCGATCGGTCAGGTCCGCGGCACCGGCGTGTGCATCCTGCTGTGCATCGTGACCCTCGGCTTCTACTCGCTGTACTGGTTCTACGCGACCCACAGCGAGATGAAGCGGCACTCCGGCCAGGGGATCGACGGCGGCATCGCGCTGATCCTGGCGATCTTCGTCGGGTTCGTCATGCCCTACATCAACTCGTCCGAGGTCGGGAACCTGTACGAGCGGCGCGGCGAGCGGCCGCCGGTCTCGGGGCTCACCGGACTCTGGTACTTCCCCGGCATGCTGATCATCATCGGACCGCTGGTGTGGTTCATCAAGACGAACGGCGCGCTCAACGACTACTGGCGCTCGGTCGGCGCCGCCTGA
- a CDS encoding GGDEF domain-containing protein: MRDAMPDEPEMVDPHTGLANRRALDAVLSRLETEQSGAGLAYAFVDVDHLKLVNDEYGPDVGDQALSAIAQRIRSQLRAGDFACRYGGEEFLIILDNVEDVSQVRDVLELMCTAVALPIRYRDSQRASTGEDSLSLSVTVSIGATLADRAEPASDALMRAGRAMYATAGTGGNCVRLYLPE; encoded by the coding sequence ATGCGTGACGCAATGCCAGACGAACCCGAGATGGTGGACCCGCACACCGGGCTAGCCAACCGGCGAGCCTTGGATGCGGTCCTGTCGCGACTTGAGACCGAGCAATCGGGTGCAGGACTGGCATACGCCTTCGTGGACGTCGATCATCTCAAATTGGTTAACGATGAATATGGTCCCGACGTGGGCGACCAGGCACTGAGTGCCATCGCTCAACGCATCCGCAGCCAACTGCGAGCCGGGGACTTCGCGTGTCGGTATGGCGGTGAAGAGTTCCTGATCATTCTCGACAACGTTGAGGACGTTTCCCAGGTGCGCGACGTCCTGGAGCTCATGTGCACCGCGGTAGCGCTGCCGATCCGCTACCGAGACAGCCAGCGGGCAAGCACCGGCGAGGACTCGTTGAGCTTGTCGGTGACAGTGAGCATCGGCGCAACGCTCGCCGATCGCGCGGAGCCGGCCAGCGATGCCCTGATGCGAGCGGGCAGGGCCATGTACGCGACTGCAGGGACAGGTGGAAACTGCGTCCGGCTGTACCTGCCCGAGTAG
- a CDS encoding o-succinylbenzoate synthase, translated as MRVRFRGVEVREALLLQGPAGWGEFSPFLEYGDAEAARWLAAALDSGWRPPPAAVRDVVPVNATVPAVRAADVAGVLARFDGCTTAKVKVAEPGQSLSDDVARVAEVRALLGASGRVRVDANGAWTVDDARRALAALAPYELEYAEQPCATLPELAALRVDLARAGLDVLVAADESIRKAEDPLRVAATGSADVVVVKVAPLGGVASALEVAAACGLPVVVSSALDTSVGIAGGVALAAALPVLPFACGLGTVGLFERDVASAPLRPSGGVLSVSAASDVAPDALAQCAAPADRREWWLDRLVRCYDVLARARAETR; from the coding sequence ATGCGGGTGCGCTTTCGCGGGGTCGAGGTGCGGGAGGCGTTGCTGCTGCAGGGGCCGGCCGGCTGGGGCGAGTTCTCGCCGTTCCTGGAGTACGGGGACGCCGAGGCCGCCCGTTGGCTCGCCGCGGCCCTCGACTCGGGCTGGCGGCCGCCGCCGGCGGCCGTCCGGGACGTCGTGCCGGTGAACGCCACGGTGCCCGCGGTCCGGGCCGCCGACGTCGCCGGCGTCCTGGCCCGGTTCGACGGGTGCACCACCGCGAAGGTCAAGGTGGCCGAGCCGGGTCAGTCGCTGTCCGACGACGTCGCGCGAGTGGCCGAGGTCCGTGCCCTGCTGGGGGCGTCCGGGCGCGTCCGGGTCGACGCGAACGGCGCCTGGACCGTGGACGACGCGCGCCGGGCGCTCGCCGCCCTGGCGCCGTACGAGCTGGAGTACGCCGAGCAGCCCTGCGCGACGCTGCCGGAGCTCGCCGCGCTGCGGGTCGACCTGGCGCGGGCCGGCCTCGACGTGCTGGTCGCGGCCGACGAGAGCATCCGCAAGGCCGAGGACCCCCTGCGCGTCGCGGCAACCGGCAGCGCCGACGTCGTCGTCGTCAAGGTCGCGCCGCTCGGTGGGGTGGCGTCGGCCCTGGAGGTCGCCGCCGCCTGCGGGCTACCCGTCGTCGTGTCGTCGGCGTTGGACACCTCGGTGGGCATCGCGGGCGGTGTGGCGCTCGCGGCGGCGCTGCCCGTGCTGCCGTTCGCCTGCGGTCTCGGCACGGTCGGCCTGTTCGAGCGCGATGTGGCGAGCGCCCCCCTGAGACCGTCAGGCGGGGTGCTGTCGGTGTCCGCCGCCAGCGACGTCGCCCCGGACGCGCTGGCGCAGTGCGCTGCGCCAGCCGACCGCCGCGAGTGGTGGCTCGACCGTCTGGTGCGGTGCTACGACGTCCTGGCCCGAGCCCGAGCTGAGACGCGCTGA
- a CDS encoding N-acetyltransferase, protein MSVVVRAAGPQEYEAIGELTASAYLADGLVPPGSDYADTLRKAADRAVHSDLLVAVDDDTAGTLLGTVAFVRAGSPYADIARDGEAEFRMLAVDPSARGRGVGRLLTETCVRLARDEAASRLVLSTRPIMGAALGLYASMGFVRRPERDWEPLPGVSLVVYVLELAG, encoded by the coding sequence ATGAGCGTGGTGGTCCGGGCTGCTGGCCCGCAGGAGTACGAGGCGATCGGCGAGCTGACCGCGAGCGCCTACCTCGCCGACGGCCTGGTGCCGCCGGGCTCGGACTACGCGGACACGCTGCGCAAGGCGGCGGATCGGGCCGTGCACAGCGACCTCCTGGTCGCGGTGGACGACGACACCGCGGGAACGCTGCTGGGCACGGTCGCGTTCGTGCGGGCAGGATCGCCGTACGCGGACATCGCCCGCGACGGCGAGGCGGAGTTCCGGATGCTGGCGGTCGATCCCAGTGCCCGCGGTCGCGGGGTCGGCCGCCTGCTCACCGAGACGTGCGTGCGACTGGCCCGGGACGAGGCCGCCAGTCGGCTCGTGCTGTCCACCAGACCGATCATGGGCGCGGCGCTCGGCCTCTACGCGTCGATGGGCTTCGTCCGTCGCCCCGAGCGTGACTGGGAGCCGTTGCCGGGCGTCTCGCTGGTCGTCTACGTGCTGGAGCTGGCGGGCTGA
- a CDS encoding VOC family protein has translation MPQLVPNLWFDTQAHDAAEFYVSVFKNSRIVHVAHYGDAGPREAGSVLSVDFELDGQPFIGINGGPEFTFDEAVSFKVPCADQAEVDYYWDALLAGGGEESQCGWLKDRFGLSWQVVPDALGELLGDPDPERASRAMRAMLGMRKLDVAALRAAADG, from the coding sequence ATGCCCCAGCTCGTCCCGAACCTCTGGTTCGACACCCAGGCCCACGATGCCGCCGAGTTCTACGTCTCGGTCTTCAAGAACTCGCGGATCGTCCACGTCGCCCACTACGGCGACGCCGGTCCGCGCGAGGCTGGATCGGTGCTGAGCGTCGACTTCGAGCTCGACGGGCAGCCGTTCATCGGGATCAACGGCGGGCCGGAGTTCACCTTCGACGAAGCGGTGTCGTTCAAGGTCCCCTGCGCCGACCAGGCCGAGGTCGACTACTACTGGGACGCACTGCTGGCGGGCGGCGGCGAGGAGTCGCAGTGCGGGTGGCTCAAGGACCGGTTCGGGTTGTCCTGGCAGGTCGTGCCGGACGCGTTGGGCGAGCTGCTGGGCGACCCCGATCCCGAGCGCGCGAGCCGCGCGATGCGGGCCATGCTCGGCATGCGCAAGCTGGACGTCGCCGCGCTCCGCGCCGCGGCCGACGGCTGA
- a CDS encoding cupin domain-containing protein, producing MDAEPNAVPVTHVPAESFRDGEPTPGMTRHVGLDVAGMWSGTVDTEAGAVSGWHHHGSHETTIYVVRGRMRLDSGPDGATAVEAHAGDFIHVPAFAVHRESNPGDEASKAVVVRCGDGPPTFNVDGPAT from the coding sequence ATGGATGCCGAGCCGAACGCCGTCCCCGTCACGCACGTCCCCGCCGAGTCCTTCCGGGACGGCGAGCCCACGCCGGGCATGACCCGGCACGTCGGGCTCGACGTCGCGGGCATGTGGAGCGGCACGGTCGACACCGAGGCGGGTGCGGTCTCGGGTTGGCACCACCACGGCTCGCACGAGACGACGATCTACGTCGTGCGCGGCCGGATGCGACTGGACTCCGGGCCGGACGGCGCCACCGCCGTCGAGGCGCACGCGGGCGACTTCATCCACGTGCCGGCGTTCGCCGTCCACCGCGAGTCAAACCCCGGTGACGAGGCCAGCAAGGCTGTCGTCGTCCGGTGCGGCGACGGGCCGCCGACGTTCAACGTCGACGGCCCCGCCACGTGA
- a CDS encoding 1,4-dihydroxy-2-naphthoyl-CoA synthase, whose amino-acid sequence MTSERVSEIFDPAAWRVVDGFDFTDITYHRAVEQGRDVGTVRIAFDRPQVRNAFRPHTVDELYRALDHARMTPDVGCVLLTGNGPSEKDGGWAFCSGGDQRIRGRSGYQYADGETADTVDAARVKAAGGRLHILEVQRLIRTMPKVVIAVVNGWAAGGGHSLHVICDLTIASREHARFKQTDADVGSFDGGYGSAYLAKMVGQKNAREIFFLGRTYDAETMQRMGAVNEVADHAELETVALQWAREINGKSPTAQRMLKFAFNLTDDGLVGQQVFAGEATRLAYMTDEAVEGRDAFLEKRDPDWSPFPWYF is encoded by the coding sequence GTGACCAGCGAGCGAGTGAGTGAGATCTTCGACCCGGCGGCGTGGCGGGTCGTCGACGGCTTCGACTTCACCGACATCACGTACCACCGCGCCGTCGAGCAGGGCCGGGACGTCGGCACCGTCCGGATCGCGTTCGACCGGCCACAGGTGCGCAACGCCTTCCGCCCGCACACGGTCGACGAGCTGTACCGGGCGCTGGACCACGCGCGGATGACGCCGGACGTCGGGTGCGTCCTGCTCACCGGGAACGGCCCGAGCGAGAAGGACGGCGGCTGGGCCTTCTGCAGCGGCGGCGACCAGCGCATCCGCGGGCGCAGCGGCTACCAGTACGCGGATGGCGAGACCGCCGACACGGTGGATGCGGCGCGGGTGAAGGCGGCCGGGGGGCGGCTGCACATCCTGGAGGTGCAGCGGCTGATCCGCACCATGCCGAAGGTCGTGATCGCCGTGGTGAACGGGTGGGCGGCCGGTGGTGGTCACAGCCTGCACGTGATCTGCGACCTGACGATCGCCAGCCGCGAGCACGCCCGGTTCAAGCAGACCGATGCGGACGTCGGATCGTTCGACGGCGGGTACGGCAGTGCCTACCTGGCCAAGATGGTCGGCCAGAAGAACGCACGGGAGATCTTCTTCCTCGGCCGGACGTACGACGCCGAGACCATGCAGCGGATGGGTGCCGTCAACGAGGTGGCCGACCACGCCGAGCTGGAAACCGTTGCGCTGCAGTGGGCGCGGGAGATCAACGGCAAGTCGCCAACGGCGCAGCGGATGCTGAAGTTCGCCTTCAACCTGACCGACGACGGCCTGGTAGGCCAGCAGGTGTTCGCCGGCGAGGCGACCCGGCTGGCGTACATGACGGACGAGGCCGTCGAGGGACGGGACGCGTTCCTGGAGAAGCGTGACCCCGACTGGTCCCCCTTCCCCTGGTACTTCTGA
- a CDS encoding 1,4-dihydroxy-2-naphthoate polyprenyltransferase, with product MATRAQWIEGARPRTLPAAVAPVVAGTGAAADLGEASVGPALLALVVALALQVAVNYANDYSDGVRGTDDVRVGPLRLTGSGVAAPGAVKRAAFLAFAVAGLAGLALVVVSQAWWLLPVGVAAVLAAWFYTGGSHPYGYSGLGEVFVFVFFGLVAVLGTTYTQAGTLGWVAWAVAVAIGCLACALLVANNLRDIPTDREVGKRTLAVRLGDRGTRGLYLALVSLPYVLVLVLATHQPWVLVTLASAVLLRPAVLAVVRGGTGRELIPALRDTGRAELAFGVLVALALGLG from the coding sequence GTGGCAACCCGAGCACAGTGGATCGAAGGCGCCCGTCCGCGCACCCTGCCGGCGGCGGTCGCGCCCGTCGTGGCGGGCACCGGTGCGGCGGCAGACCTGGGCGAGGCGAGCGTCGGGCCGGCCCTGCTGGCCCTCGTCGTCGCGCTCGCACTGCAGGTCGCGGTGAACTACGCCAACGACTACTCGGACGGCGTGCGGGGCACGGACGACGTCCGGGTAGGTCCGTTGCGGCTGACCGGCTCCGGCGTGGCAGCACCGGGCGCGGTCAAGCGGGCGGCGTTCCTCGCGTTCGCCGTCGCCGGGCTGGCCGGACTGGCCCTGGTCGTGGTCTCGCAGGCGTGGTGGCTGCTGCCGGTCGGGGTCGCGGCGGTCCTGGCCGCGTGGTTCTACACCGGCGGCTCGCACCCGTACGGCTACAGCGGCCTGGGCGAGGTCTTCGTGTTCGTGTTCTTCGGCCTGGTCGCGGTGCTGGGGACGACGTACACCCAGGCCGGCACGCTCGGCTGGGTCGCCTGGGCCGTCGCGGTGGCGATCGGCTGCCTGGCCTGCGCCTTGCTGGTGGCGAACAACCTGCGCGACATCCCGACCGACCGCGAGGTGGGCAAGCGGACGCTGGCCGTGCGCCTGGGAGACCGCGGCACCCGGGGCCTCTACCTGGCCCTCGTGTCGCTGCCCTACGTCCTGGTCCTCGTGCTGGCCACGCACCAGCCGTGGGTGCTGGTCACGTTGGCCTCAGCCGTGCTGCTGCGGCCGGCCGTCCTCGCCGTCGTGCGCGGCGGCACCGGGCGCGAGCTCATCCCCGCGCTGCGGGACACGGGGCGCGCCGAGCTCGCCTTCGGCGTCCTGGTCGCGCTCGCCCTCGGGCTGGGCTGA
- the menE gene encoding o-succinylbenzoate--CoA ligase — protein sequence MPRLLTAVDLAARPLDDALDQLRAALDGTGDALLPTSSDAAGAGARDALAAGTELDSSEDDPDDPTALVVATSGSTGEPKGALLPASALRASAKATEERLGGPGHWLAALAPHHVAGVQVLLRSLLAGTRPVRLDLRDGFDLAQFATAATDLTERPGRTYTALVPTQLVRVLSDGGEALGALARFDTVLLGGAAAPPALLARAREAGVRVVTTYGMSETCGGCVYDGRPLTGVRVEVGDRIRLGGAVVARGYRLRPQAAQFSAADGTRWFTTDDVGELRDGVLTVHGRADDVIVTGGAKVSPQAVEVVLAEQPGIRECLVVAVPDDEWGQRVVALVVANPLPDLDALRRSVSDRLGAPSAPREVLPVTALPTTALGKPDRRAAAELARVRLAR from the coding sequence GTGCCTCGCCTGCTCACCGCCGTCGACCTCGCGGCCCGCCCGCTGGACGACGCGCTCGACCAGCTGCGCGCCGCCCTGGACGGTACCGGGGACGCGCTGCTGCCGACCTCCTCGGACGCCGCCGGGGCCGGCGCCCGCGACGCGCTCGCCGCCGGTACGGAGCTCGACTCGAGCGAGGACGACCCGGACGACCCCACCGCGCTGGTCGTCGCGACGTCCGGCTCGACCGGCGAGCCCAAGGGTGCCCTGCTGCCGGCGTCGGCGCTGCGCGCCTCGGCGAAGGCCACCGAGGAGCGGCTCGGCGGCCCCGGGCACTGGCTCGCCGCCCTGGCGCCGCACCACGTCGCGGGCGTGCAGGTGCTGCTCCGGTCGCTGCTCGCCGGCACCCGGCCCGTCCGGCTGGACCTGCGCGACGGCTTCGACCTGGCTCAGTTCGCCACTGCCGCAACGGATCTCACGGAGCGGCCCGGCCGCACCTACACCGCGCTCGTGCCCACCCAGCTGGTCCGGGTGCTCTCGGACGGCGGGGAGGCACTGGGCGCCCTGGCCCGCTTCGACACCGTCCTGCTCGGTGGCGCGGCCGCACCGCCCGCACTGCTCGCTCGGGCCCGCGAGGCCGGCGTGCGTGTCGTGACGACGTACGGGATGAGTGAGACCTGCGGCGGCTGCGTGTACGACGGGAGACCGCTGACCGGCGTCCGCGTCGAGGTCGGTGACCGGATCAGGCTGGGCGGCGCGGTGGTGGCGCGCGGCTACCGGCTGCGGCCGCAGGCCGCGCAGTTCTCGGCGGCCGACGGCACCCGCTGGTTCACGACGGACGACGTCGGCGAGCTGCGCGATGGCGTGCTGACGGTGCACGGCCGGGCGGACGACGTCATCGTGACCGGTGGCGCCAAGGTGTCCCCGCAGGCCGTCGAGGTCGTGCTCGCCGAGCAGCCCGGCATCCGGGAGTGCCTCGTGGTCGCCGTCCCGGACGACGAGTGGGGCCAGCGCGTGGTCGCCCTCGTCGTCGCCAACCCGCTACCGGACCTGGACGCGTTGCGCCGCAGCGTGTCCGACCGGCTCGGCGCGCCCTCGGCACCTCGCGAGGTGCTGCCGGTGACCGCCCTTCCCACGACAGCCTTGGGCAAACCGGACCGGCGGGCGGCAGCCGAGCTGGCCCGTGTCCGGCTTGCCCGTTGA